The region GGCACGGTCAACGTCTCCCCCGGAGGTGCTCGTCGATGAACGTGCTGGAACCCCCCAGCTCCGTTGCTCCCACGTCGGACGGTGACTTCGCCGCCTGGTTGGCCGAGCGGGCCGGCCGGTTGCTGCTGCGGGTACGCGCCGAACACGGTCACGACGACCCGGCCGCGTTGAAGCGCGCGGGTGACCAAGCGTCGCACCACCTGCTGCGGGACGAACTGGCCCGGCACCGGGGCACCGACGCGGTGCTCTCGGAGGAGGACGACGACGCCCGGCGGGCATGGGCCGACGGTACGGCCGGAGCCGCACCGGACCGGCTCGGCGCCGACCGGGTGTGGATCATCGACCCGTTGGACGGGACGCGGGAGTTCTCCGAGCCGGGCCGGTCGGACTGGGCGGTGCACGTGGCGCTCTGGGCGCGTACCGCCGCGACGGAGCATCGGCTCGTCGCGGGCGCCGTCGCCCTGCCCGCCCAGCACCGCACCCTCGGCACCGAGAATCCCCCGCCCCGACCGGCGGCGCCGGATGGGCGGACGATCCGGTTGGCGGCGAGTCGTAGTCGGCCGCCGGCGTTCCTGACGGAGTTGGCGGAGGAGGTGGGTGCGGAGTTGGTGCCGATGGGGTCGGCGGGTGCGAAGATCGCGGCGGTGGTCGGTGGTGAGGTGGACGCGTACGTGCATGCGGGTGGTCAGTACGAGTGGGATTCGGCCGCGCCGGTGGCTGTGGCGACGGCCACGGGTCTGCACGCTTCCCGAATCGACGGTTCTGCGCTGAGATACAACGAGGCTGACCCCCGGCTGCCCGATCTGGTGGTCTGCCGGCCGGAACTGGCCGAGCCACTGCTCGCCGCACTGCGCCGGCACCTGTCCCTCGTGCCGGCGACGACCACGGCAGCCGGCTGACCGCGATGGCAGACGTGGACATGACTACCCCGGCGGCGTACCGGGTGTCGCATCTGGATGCTCTGGAGGCGGAGAGCATCTTCGTCATGCGTGAGGTGGTGGCCGAGCTGGAGCGTCCGGTGTTGCTGTTCTCGGGCGGTAAGGATTCGATAGTGATGCTCCGGTTGGCGCAGAAGGCGTTCGCTCCGGGCAGGATCCCGTTTCCGGTGATGCACGTCGACACGGGGCACAACTTCGCCGAGGTTCTGGAGTATCGGGACCGGCGGGTGGTCGAGTTGGGGTTGCAGTTGGTGGTGGCGTCGGTGCCGGAGGCGTTGGAGTCGGGGTTGGTGCGGGAGTCCGCTGATGGGATGCGGAACCGGATCCAGACTCCGGTGTTGTTGGCGGCGGTGGAGAAGTACCGGTTCGATGCCCTGTTCGGGGGTGCGCGTCGGGATGAGGAGAAGGCGCGGGCGAAGGAACGGGTGTTCAGCTTCCGGGACGATTTCGGGCAGTGGGATCCGAAGAACCAGCGGCCGGAGTTGTGGTCGTTGTACAACGGTCGCCATCATCCGGGTGAGTCGATCCGGGTGTTCCCGTTGTCGAACTGGACCGAGCTCGACATCTGGCACTACATCGCCAGGGAGCGGTTGGCGTTGCCGTCGATCTACTACGCGCATGAGCGTGAGGTGATCGAGCGGGACGGGATGTTGTACGCGGTGAACGAGTTCATCGCCCCGCGTGGTGGTGAGGTGCCGTTTACCGAGCGGGTCAGGTACCGGACGGTCGGTGACGCCTCCTGCACGGCGGCGGTCCGTTCGGTCGCCGACTCGGTGGAGTTGGTGATCGAGGAGGTCGCCGCGACGAGGATCACCGAGCGTGGGGCGACCCGTGGTGATGACCGGGTCAGCGAGGCCGCGATGGAAGACCGCAAACGGGAAGGCTACTTCTGATGAGCACCACAGCGGTCACCGAGGTGGTTCCGGTCGAGGGTCGGGCGATGGACCTGTTGCGTTTCGCCACCGCCGGGAGTGTCGACGACGGGAAGTCGACCCTGATCGGCCGACTGTTGTACGACACGAAGTCGTTGTTCACCGACCAGTTGGCCGCCGTCGAGGCGGTCAGTGCGGCTCGGGGGGACGAGTACACGAACCTGGCGTTGCTCACCGACGGTCTGCGGGCCGAGCGGGAGCAGGGCATCACGATCGATGTGGCGTACCGGTACTTCGCCACCCCACGGCGGAAGTTCATCATCGCCGACACCCCCGGGCACGTGCAGTACACCAGGAACATGGTCACCGGTGCGTCGACCGCCGACCTGGCGTTGATCCTGGTCGACGCCCGTAAGGGCCTGGTCGAGCAGTCCCGGCGGCACGCGTTCCTGTGCTCGTTGCTGCGGGTGCCGCACCTGGTGCTGTGTGTCAACAAGATGGACCTGGTCGACTGGTCCCAGGACGTCTTCGAACGGATCAGCGACGAGTTCACCGCGTTCGCCGCGAAACTCGAAGCACCCGACCTGACCGTGGTCCCGATCTCCGCCCTGCACGGCGACAACATCGTCACCCGGTCGGAACACACCCCCTGGTACGAGGGCCCGTCGCTGCTGCACCACCTCGAACGGGTCCACATCGCCTCCGACCGGAACCTGGTCGACGTCCGGTTCCCGGTCCAGTACGTGATCCGCCCGCAGTCGACCACGGTCACCGACTACCGCGGCTACGCCGGACAGGTCGCCTCCGGGGTACTCAAACCCGGCGACGAGGTGATGGTCCTGCCGTCGGGGTTCACCAGCAGGATCGCCGGCATCGACACCGCCGACGGACCCGTGACCGAGGCGTTCCCACCGATGTCGGTCACCGTCCGCCTCACCGACGAGATCGACATCTCCCGCGGCGACCTGATCTGCCGACCGAACAACGCCCCGACCATCGCCCAGGACATCCAAGCGATGATCTGCTGGATGGACGAAAGCCGGCCGCTACGCCCCGGTGCGAAATACGCCATCAAACACACCACCCGCACCGCCCGGACCGTCATCCGCGAACTCCACTACCGCCTCGACGTCAACTCACTACACCGCGACGAGACCGCCACCGAACTCGGCCTCAACGAAATCGGCCGGATCCGACTCCGGACCACGATCCCACTCCTCGCCGACGAATACCGCCGCAACCGCACCACCGGCGGCTTCATCCTCATCGACGAGACCACCAACCGCACCGTCGCCGCCGGCATGATCGTCGACACCAACTAACCCACCAGCAGAAAGGGGCCCTTCCCGTCGTGTTGCGATGGGAAGGGCCCCTCTGCACGTCAGATCTCGCGGGTGTTGATGCCGCCCACTAGGTCAGCCGGGAAACATAGACGGTGTTGGTGGCGATGCGTTCCTGTAGCGGATTGGGAAAACTGACGACGTGCGCCTTCGTCGTGGCGAACACCTCGTCGAGTACGGCGATGAAGTCGTCGTCGGGTGGATCGTTCGACCAGAGCGCGAACACCCCGCCCGCCCGCAGCCGCCCGGCCAACCGCCGTAGGCCGTCGGGCGTGTAGAAGGCGGCATTGCCCGGATGCAGCACCTGACGTGGCGAATGGTCGATGTCGAGCAGGACGGCGTCGAACCGGCGACCGGGGGCGTCGGGGTCGAACCCGGTGTCGCCAGCGGCCATGGCGAAGAAGTCGCCGTGCACCAGCCGGGTACGCGAATCCGAGGTCAGCTCGGCGGCGTACGGCAGCAGCGCGTCCCGGTGCCAGCCGATGACCGCACCGAGCGCCTCGACCACCGTCAGCGAGCGCACCCGCCGATCCTCCAGCGCCGCTCGTGCGGTGTAGCCGAGGCCGAGGCCGCCGACGATCACGTCGAGGTCGCCACCGGAGAGTTCGGCCAGGCCCAGCCGGGCCAGCTCGACCTCGGCCACGGTGAACAGGCTGGACATGAGGAACTCGTCGTCGAGCTTGACCTCGTACACCTCGACCCGCAGCGACGGGTCGAACCGGCGACGCAGACTGATCGCGCCGATCTCCGTCTCACGCCAGTCGAGCTCCTCGAAACGCGCACCCACCCGTAGCCTCTCCTCTGGTCGGCACCGCCGGCAGCCCCAGATTCCCAGCTCACGGGGCCGGAAGCGATTGTCTGCACCCTACAGGGCAGGTCCCGCCCACCGTGGTCGGGCGATCGACGGGCCCGCGGGCGTCGTTCGAGCGGCGATGACCTTGCCGATAGCATCGGGATCATGGCATTGCTGCACCGAGCCTCACTGCACCCCACCAAACTTGAGCTTCTCGCGCCGTGGCTGCCCGGTCGCCGCTGGTACCGGGGGTCGCCGGGCGCCGAGATCGTCCGGGTGGCGGCCTGCCGCTTCGACGACCCGGCGGGCGAGGTCGGGATCGAGACGCTCCTCGTCAGCGCCGGTGACTCGCCGGCGCACCAGGTCCCGCTCACCTACCGTGGCGCGCCCCTGGACGGCGGCGAGCGCTGGTTGGTCGGTACCACCGAGCATTCGGTCCTCGGCCGGCGCTGGGTGTACGACGCGTGCGGGGATCCGGTGTACGTCGCCGCGCTGGCGAGCACCATCCACACCGGTGCCGGGCAGGCGGAGGAGTTCGTCCAGGTCGACGGTCGACTCGATCGGCGCGATCCCGACATGGTCGTCGTCGGCAGCGGCACCCGTGACGCCGACGTCCCCGCCGCCGGTGGACACCGTCCCGTGGTGACGGACGAGGACGACGCCACCGTGATCACGGCGGGCCGGGTGCGGCTCACCGTGATCCGTCGGCCCGGCGGCGACGAGCGGCCGGACAGGCCGACCCTCACCGGTACGTGGAGCGGCCAGCCGAACCCACTGACACTGGCGTACGCCGATGTCGCCCCTTGACCGGCGCGTACGTTGATCGATACGGTCAATGGATCTTGCCGCTGGCTGGCGTAGCGGAGCGCGGGATCCCTTCGCGACCACATCCCGGGGACTGGCGTTCACCGCCGAGACCTGCCCCGACCCCGGTGTGGAACGGACCTTCCAGACCCAGGTCGTGGACACCTACGCCGAGCATCGGCTCGCCATGTTCGAGGCGTTGGAGACGACCGCCGACCCGGACCAGCACGGGGTGATCGAGGGCAGGGCGCCCAAGGGCGCGGTGCTGCGGATCAGAAAGTCCTTCACCATGTACACCCAGCCCCACCTCCAGTCGGACGGGACGACCCGACCGACCCCGTTCGACACGACGTTGACCTCCGATCTGAAGGTCAGCAGGTCCAACGGCAGGTTCAGCTGGGCGGTCAATCCGTCCTACCGGCCGGTGCCTCCGTACCAGACCGGTGGGGTGCAACCGAACCAGACCGGGTTCTACCGCGAGCCGTGGATCCTGACCTGCGAACGGCCGGACGGCACGGTGCTGCAACGTACGCCGGTCAACGTCAACCTGGGGCAGCGGGTGACGGTCGACCTGAAGCAGTGCTCCCGTAACTTCCACAGGAAGTCGCACTGACCCACGCCCCGATCCGGGGGAGGGCGAGCGACCTTCCCCCGGTCGGGGGCCGATCCCGTCGCGCACGGGCACCTCGGCACCCGCCCGACACCGTCAGGGCGTCAGCATCTCGGTCCGGTACTCGGCTGCCAGCCGTCCGGCCCGTGCCTTCCGCTCGTCCTGCTGCGCGGCGTCGAGCTTCGGCGCCGGTGCCGTCGGGCCGTCCACCGGGTCGCCGACCCGCAGGAAGAACTCGTCCTGCCCGGCCGGGGTGCACATGCAGAGCAGGCGCGCGGGATGGTCGGAGGAGTTACGGAAGAAGTGCGGCGCGTTCGCCGGGATGTTCACGGTCTCCCCGGCCCTCGCCACGGTGCTCTCGCCCCGGAAGGTGAACTCGACGGCCCCGTCGAGCACGGTGAACATCTCCTCGAAATCGTGCCGGTGCGGGGGCGGCCCACCGCCGGGCGGGACCCGCATGTCGATCAGGCAGTACCGTCCGGCGGTCTGTTCGCCGGCGACGAGGATCGTGTAGGTGCCGCCGGCGACCGCGACGTGCGGCAGTGCGGGATCGTCGGGCCGGGAGTGGACCAGGGTGCGGTTGGGGTCGTCGGGCGGGATGGCGGAGTCGTTCATGCCCTGTCTCCCATCTTGGCGAACCACGTGGCGGACCTCGTCCTCCGCTTCCTGCCGTATTTACCCATGGTGCGGGATCGAAACGTGGCGTGCCCGAGCCCGACTCGATGTCGATCCCGAGGGAAAACCCAAACCCACCCGCCGTCGTACGGCCACCGAGCCACGCGTCCACAACGGAGCGCACCGGAACCGTTTTCGATACGTCGTACGAATGAACCGGCCTTTGCCGGCGCGTTCCCCATCCGACACGAACCGGCTCTACCGAATATGTCGGTCCGGGACCCGATGGCGGTTCGTCTGCTCTGCGCTAATCAAAGGGACACCGGCAGGCCATTCCGCCTACGCTCGCCCCGAGGGATCACCGATCGGGCATTCGAGCGGAGGAACGTTGAACTCTCCGGACAGTGAGCTGGTCAAACGGGCGACGGCGACGCGGCTGGCCGCTCGGCGTGAGCGTCACCGGCGCCGTCCGGCGGTCGTACGGGCCCTGATCGACCTCGGCGGTGGCCTGCTTTCCCTGGTGGGCCTGGTGTTGCTGTGGGCTCCGGAGTTCGGCCTGCCACTGTTGTTGGCGGGCTTCGGGCTGCTGGCCCTGGAGTTCGACTGGGCGTTTCGCGCCCGAGCCTGGACCGAGTGGCGTGCCGCGCTGCTCCGTCGGCGGTTCGTGACGCAGCCACCCGCGGTACAGGCCGCCCTGCCGATCACGATGCTGGCAATCATCGGCATTGTGCTCTGGCGGGTACTCTTCTGACGAGAATCAGTACGTGCCGAATGGTGCTGACCCGGTTCCGCCGATGAACGGAAACGGCATCCGACCGGCGGGCCCCATTTCGACCGGCCGCTTTCCTGGAATTGGGGCGGTCAGCCGGGCCTGCGGGTGCCGGTGACGCTACTGCGCGGCAGTCGGCCGGCGCGGGAGTGCCCGGTGAGGGTGTCGCCGACCACGGTGACATCGAAGTCCAGGTTCAGCCGCATGGGCCGGGTGACCAACTGTCGCCAGGTGACCCGGCGGCCCTCGGCCGCCGCCTGCTCCTCGATGTCGGTCAGCGAGACGGTCTCGCCCGTGCTCTCGGCCAGGCCGCGCGGGCCCGCCACGGTGTCGGTGAAGGTGTAGACGACGGCGAGGGTGCCGACCGGCGTCCTCAGCCTCAGATCCCATGTCCCGACGATGGAGTTCACGAGTTCCTTCCGGATGCGACGGGTGATCGACTACGGGTGACCTGGCGGGCGACTCAGACCGCGACCGGTTGCCGTCCGACGTTCCGCCAGACGGTGCCACGGCGCTCGTACTCGAAGAGGGCCTCGACGGCGTGGGCGACCCTCGGCCCGTACTCGCGTTCGAGGATGTGCAGTCCGAGGTCCAGCCCGGAGGTCACTCCCCCGGCGCTGATCAGGTCGCCGTCGTCGACGACCCGGGCCGGTACGGCGGACACGCCGGTTGCCTGTAGCACGTCCATGCCCTGCACATGGGTCACGGCATGGCGTCCCGTGATCAGGCCGGCCATCGCCAGGGCGAGCGAACCGCCGCACACGGCGGCCACCGTCACCTCCGGGTTGTCCAGCGCCTGCCGGATCAACGGCACGGCCTCGGTGTCGCCGAAGCGGGCGAGCAGCACCGGGATCGTCTCGATCCCCTCGTCGGGATCACCGACGGTCGGTCCGCTGGCACCCGGCACCAGGACGTAACCGGGTCTGGCCGGGTCGAGCCGGGAGGTGGCGTCCAGCACCAGGCCACGGGTGCCGCTCACCACCGGACCGGGACCCTGCGCGCGGACGAGTTCCACGACCAGCTCACCACCCACCGCGTCACTGCCGGCCGCGAGCACCTCGAACGGCGCGATCACGTCCAGCGGGTCGAAGCCGTCGAACAGAACGATCTGGGCGTACATCGGGACTCCTCGAACTGGTGCGGATGGGTGTCGGTGCCCCGTCCATGTTCGGCAACCCGGGTCGACAACTCCACTGGCTCGAATGCCATCCTCCGGCTGAATTTTGCCAACCTGATCCGACCAGGTGTTGTCGCCATCCACACGCTGTCTCGCCGATCGCCGCGCGTACGGTCGGGCGCTAGGATTTTGCCGTGCACACCGTGGTCGTCCTCGCCCTGCCGGACACCATCGCGTTCGACCTGACCACGCCGATCGAGGTGTTCGGCCGGGTGCGCCTGCCTGGCGGCCGACCCGGCTACCGGGTACAGGTCTGCGCGGACGAACCCACCGTCACCGCCGGACCGATTCGGCTGGCCACCGACCACGGGCTCGACGCGCTGACCCGCGCCGACACGATCGTCGTGCCCGGCCGCAACGACCCGTCGGCCGCGACCCCGGCAGCCGTCGCGGACGCGCTGCGCGAGGCCGCCGCCGCCGGCACCCGGATCGCCTCCATCTGCGTCGGCGCCTTCACCCTCGCCGCGGCGGGTCTGCTCGACGGCCGGCGCGCCACCACCCACTGGGCCGCGACCGACCGGTTCCGCGCCGCCTTCCCCGGCGTCGACCTCGACCCCGACGTGCTCTACGTCGACAGCGGTCAGATCGTGACGTCCGCCGGTGCCACCGCCGGGATCGACATGTGCCTGCACCTGGTCGGCCGGGACTACGGGGCCGCGGTCGCCGCCGACGCCTCCCGGCTGACCGTCGCACCGCTGCACCGCGACGGCGGGCAGGCGCAGTTCATCGTGCGCGCCGGCCCCGGTCCGACGGCACCCGCACTCGCCCACGTCCTCGAATGGATCGAGGAGAACTCGCACCGGGACATCGACCTCGGCGACCTGGCGGACCGGGCCGCCATGAGCATCCGTACGCTCAACCGCCGCTTCCACGAGGAGACCGGCCACACGCCCATGCAGTGGCTCAACGGTGTGCGGATCCGCCGGGCCCGGGAACTGCTCGAAACGACCGACCACGGGATCGACCGGGTCGCCCGCCAGGTCGGCTTCACCTCGCCGACAAACTTCCGTACCCAGTTCAAACGCGTCAGCGGCGTCGCGCCTCGGGCGTACCGCGGCACTTTCCGGACCGACCGGCACTGACGCCGGGCCGGCCGGTCCGGCCGGGAGCCGCTGGTCCGGGCCGGGTCCGTGCCATGATCGGGTACGGGTGGTCCGCGCCGCTTCGACGGCGGTCGTCAGCGGCGGGTGACGATGGTGCGGGAGACGAGGATGGCCGTTCGGGTCGCGGTGCTCGACGACTACCAGGACGTGGCGCGCGAGTTCGGCGGCTGGAACCGGCTCGGCGACCGGGTCGAGCTGACCGTCTTCACCGACCACGTGGACGACGCCGAGGTGCTCGTGCGGCGACTCGCCGACGCCGAGATCGTGGTCGCGATGCGGGAACGCCCGATCCGTGGGCCCGCCGATCGTCCGGTACGGCGGCGGCCTTGCCGCACCACCGATCGATAGGTAACGTATCGAAGCGTTATGAATACGGTGCGCAATCACCGGAGGTGTCGATGACCGGCTCCACGACCACCGACCTGCCGTTGTTCCCTTTCTTCAACACCGCAAGCCCGTTCGCCCCGCTCACCGAGGCCGACCGCGCCACGATCGACGACCCGCTCACCCCGGTCCAGCTACCCACCGGCCAGCGGGCCTGGCTGGTCACCCGGCACGCGGACGTACGCCAGGTGCTGCGCCATCCGGGATTCAGCGCCGACTTCGGCCGACCCAACTTCCCGATGCTGCGAGCGGTGTCGCTGGGAAGCGACGAGGACCGGCAGGGCGGCTTCATCCGGATGGACGGCGAGGAGCACAGCCGGCTGCGCCGCATGCTCACCGCCGAGTTCATGATCAAGAATATTCGCCGGATCGAGCCGCTCATCCAGGAGACCGTCGACCGGGCCCTCGACGACATGTACGACGCGGGTCCCCCCGCCGACCTGGTGCACTCGTTCGCGCTGCCCGTACCGTCGATGGTGATCTGCCACCTGCTCGGGGTGCCGTACCAGGATCACGGGTTCTTCCAGGCGCGCAGTCACACCCTGCTGGACCAGAGCGCCTCGGCGGAAAGCGTCGCGACCGCCGCCCAGGAACTCCGTGACTACCTGCGCTCCCTGATCGAGGCGAAACAGCGGTCCACCGTGGACTCGGAGGACCTGCTGAGCCGCCTGGTCAACGAGCGGGTACGGACCGGCGAACTGACCGTCGGCGAACTGGTGGGGATGGCCCTGCTGCTGCTCATCGCCGGCCACGAGACCACCGCGAACATGATCGGCCTGAGTACGCTGCTGCTCCTGCAACATCCCGGCCACCTGGCCGCGCTGCGCGCCGACCCGACGCTCGCGCCCGGACTGGTCGAGGAACTGCTGCGTTACCTCACCATCGTGCGCAGCGGCCTGCCCAGACTGGCCACCGAGGACATCGAGGTCGGCGGTCACCTGGTCAGGGCCGGCGAGGGTGTGATCGCGCTGCTCTCCCTCGCCAACCGGGACGACGCCGTGTTCGGCGACCCCGAGGACTTCGTCCTCGACCGGCAGGCGCACCAGCACATCGCGTTCGGCTTCGGCGTACACCAGTGCATCGGTCAGCCACTCGCCCGCGCCGAGCTGCGGATCGCGCTGGTCGAACTCGCCCGACGGTTCCCCGACCTGCGTGCCAACGCCGCGCTGGCCGACATACCCGGCCGGACCACCTCGGTCGTGTACGGGCTCACCGAACTTCCGGTCACCTGGTGAGCGGCGGCCAGCCGGTGCGGATCACGGTCGACCGGGACCGCTGCTGCGGCTCGGGCAACTGCGTGGTGACGGTGCCCGAGGTCTTCGACCAGGACGACGCCGAGGGGCTGGTTGTCCTGCACCAGCCCGAGCCCCCACCCGAGTACGCCGACCGACTGCGGGAGGCCGTCGACCTCTGCCCGGCCGGGGCGATCCGGCTGGACGAGTGACCCCGGCCGCTGTCGACGGCGGCGACGTCCCGGCCGCCGTCGACAGCGGCGATGTCCCGGCCATGCCCCTGGGCCGGGCCGGAGCACCGACGTCACGAGGGCGCCGACGCCGGTTCCGGCGTGACGACCACCGGTGACCGCTCGTCGGCGTGTGCGATCCGGGTCAGCTCACGCCACAGCGCGACCACGAAGATCGCCGAGCCGGCGAAGGCGAACCAGAAGGGTGCGGTCACGCCGTAGTGGGCGGCCAGCGTGCCGCCGATGGCCGAGCCCACGACCAGGCCACCGAAGACGCTGATGGTGTTGATGCTGTTCACCCGCCCCTGCAAATGCAGCGGGACGGCCCGCTGCCGCACCGTGAGGGAGGTGGTGTGCCAGACGAACGCGTGCGCGCCGAAGACAAAGAAGATCAGGGAGGCCAGCCACCACACGGTGGTGAGGGCGAGGGCGAGGTGGGTGAGGGTCTCGATGACCAGTCCGACCCGCATCACGTTACCCAGGCTCACCCGTCGGGTGATCCATCCGTACAGGGCCGTTCCCAGCAGGCCACCGACCGCCGAGACGGTGGCGATCAGGCCGAACCCGATGGCGCCCAGACCCAGTCGTTGCCCGGCGTAGAGCACCAGGACCGACCAGGCCGCACCATAGGTGACGTTGAAGATCAAAATCGTCAGACACAGCGTACGGATGGCCGGATGGCGCACGGTCCAGCGGAAACCCTCGACCATCTCCCGCCACACGCCCGTCGGCGCACCTGCCGCTTCCTGTCCCGCGACCGGCAGCACGACCCTCGACACCAGCAGTGCACCGGCGGCGGCCAGGACCGCCTCGGTCACGAACGGCCAGGCCGAGCCGGCCGCGAACAGGGCCGCCCCGATCGGCGGGCCGGCGAGCTGGTTGAGCGTGATGAAACCGGTCTGCAACCGTACGTTGGCCAGCCCCAGGTCGTCGCGGGACACCAGCGTCGGCGTCAGCGTCGTCGACGTGTTGTCGGCGAACACCTCGGCGGTGGCCAGCACTCCCAGCACCACCAGCACCCCGACCACCGACGCCCGATCCGTCAGCATGGTGACGACCAGGACGACCAGCACCAGCACCCGGACCGCGTTGGCGACGATCACGATCCGGCGCCGGTCGTGCCGGTCGGACAGCACGCCGGCGTACAGGCCGAACAGCAGCGGCGGCGCCCACCGCAGCAGCGCCGCCAGCGACACCAGGAACGCGTTGTCGGTCAGCGATGCCACCAGCAGCGGCCCGGCCGCGACCGCCACGCCGTCACCGAGGTTCGTTGCCCAGGACGAGGCGAGCAACCAGCGGTAGCCCGTTCCCAACCGCGCCGGTACGACCGTCTCCAGCACCTTGTTCACAAGGTCAGCACCCTACGTCCGTGATCGCCCGACGGTATACCCATATTCCCGCCTCCGGTGCTGCCGGCCCGCGGCCGGAGGCGGGACGCCGGGCCGGGGTCAGGCCAGCTGGTCGCCGATGACCGACAGCAATCGCAGCTTCCGGTGGCTCTCGGTGCCCGGTACGGCGGTGTAGACCACCAGGAGCTGGGACTGGTCCGGGTCGACCAGGGTCTGGCAGTGCAACTCGATCAGGCCGAGTTGCGGGTGCTGGACGCGCTTGGGCGCGCAGTAGGGTCCGGCCACCGGATGGGCGCGCCACAGCTCGGCGAACTCCGGGCTGACCGGGAGCAGTGCGTCGACGATCGCGACGGCGCGGGAACCCGTGCCGTCACGGGTGTACGCGGCGTGCAGGTTGGCGACCATGAGTCGGCTCTGCTCCGCCTGGTCCTCTTCGGGGTGGATCGACCGTGACGTCGGGTCGGTGAACCAGCGGTAGTGCTTGCTGCGCGCGAGGCCGGTGAAGGCGGCCTCGTCGCCGAGCAGGGCGACGGAGAGGCGGGTCTGCCTCAGCGTCTCGCCGAGATGGCTGACCACCTGGGCGGCGGCGTCCTCAAGCCCGTCGAAGATGCGCATCATGCCGGGATTGATG is a window of Micromonospora sp. NBC_01699 DNA encoding:
- a CDS encoding cytochrome P450 gives rise to the protein MTGSTTTDLPLFPFFNTASPFAPLTEADRATIDDPLTPVQLPTGQRAWLVTRHADVRQVLRHPGFSADFGRPNFPMLRAVSLGSDEDRQGGFIRMDGEEHSRLRRMLTAEFMIKNIRRIEPLIQETVDRALDDMYDAGPPADLVHSFALPVPSMVICHLLGVPYQDHGFFQARSHTLLDQSASAESVATAAQELRDYLRSLIEAKQRSTVDSEDLLSRLVNERVRTGELTVGELVGMALLLLIAGHETTANMIGLSTLLLLQHPGHLAALRADPTLAPGLVEELLRYLTIVRSGLPRLATEDIEVGGHLVRAGEGVIALLSLANRDDAVFGDPEDFVLDRQAHQHIAFGFGVHQCIGQPLARAELRIALVELARRFPDLRANAALADIPGRTTSVVYGLTELPVTW
- a CDS encoding ferredoxin yields the protein MSGGQPVRITVDRDRCCGSGNCVVTVPEVFDQDDAEGLVVLHQPEPPPEYADRLREAVDLCPAGAIRLDE
- a CDS encoding MFS transporter; translation: MNKVLETVVPARLGTGYRWLLASSWATNLGDGVAVAAGPLLVASLTDNAFLVSLAALLRWAPPLLFGLYAGVLSDRHDRRRIVIVANAVRVLVLVVLVVTMLTDRASVVGVLVVLGVLATAEVFADNTSTTLTPTLVSRDDLGLANVRLQTGFITLNQLAGPPIGAALFAAGSAWPFVTEAVLAAAGALLVSRVVLPVAGQEAAGAPTGVWREMVEGFRWTVRHPAIRTLCLTILIFNVTYGAAWSVLVLYAGQRLGLGAIGFGLIATVSAVGGLLGTALYGWITRRVSLGNVMRVGLVIETLTHLALALTTVWWLASLIFFVFGAHAFVWHTTSLTVRQRAVPLHLQGRVNSINTISVFGGLVVGSAIGGTLAAHYGVTAPFWFAFAGSAIFVVALWRELTRIAHADERSPVVVTPEPASAPS
- a CDS encoding helix-turn-helix transcriptional regulator, giving the protein MDRARLADFLRTRREALQPEDVGLPRGPRRRTGGLRREEVAVLSDMSIDYYSRLEQQRGPHPSEQMLAALARGLRLSLEERDHLFQLAGYASPRRTVRAEHINPGMMRIFDGLEDAAAQVVSHLGETLRQTRLSVALLGDEAAFTGLARSKHYRWFTDPTSRSIHPEEDQAEQSRLMVANLHAAYTRDGTGSRAVAIVDALLPVSPEFAELWRAHPVAGPYCAPKRVQHPQLGLIELHCQTLVDPDQSQLLVVYTAVPGTESHRKLRLLSVIGDQLA